TAATCGctcattaaaatattagctttagtatatttaaagaatgaaaTGATGCTTGTCTAAAgtgaaaaaacaaaatgcaaatataatataaagtAGAAAACCTATTTAAAACCCAAAATAGAAAGAGCATATATAATTGAGGACCAAAactacaaaaaaaaagtatagaaaaaaatttattcattaaaaaaacataagCAATACCACCATTAGATAATGGgttaaagaataataatgaagttggatattcttattttcaaaatacaTTAAAATATGTTATCAGGAAAGATGAACATAAATCAAATAGACAGGTATTTAGGAAAAGCTATTTTGGCTTACAAATACCTTTACACAATAAATCTCTACCACATTCTAATAACGCATGCTTTCTATTCTCCACATACCcagttttattaaaaaactcattcttcttttccattaaaatttttggatttttttctgttaaCATTTCAGATAAAGACTCAACTGCATGCGATAATAAAGCTTGATTATCCATAAAAATCTTTGTTAAATTGTGTGATTGGTCTGAATAATATGCCACTGCAAAGGACCATTTCAAAGCCGTACGGCCTTCATTTAAAACTTTCAAACTATCAGTTAAAAATTGACCTTCAATCCACGAAAGGcctaatttttcttgtaattgATAAACGTTTTGACTTACTGTTTGCCCTAATTTCCAATCTAATTTTGCTGACATTTCATGCTCATTAAAGATTCTATAATAAAATgtgaattttttcaattttttatcatcatttgatgaatttgaatctttatctttatctttttcatttttatattgaGTGCATTCATAATATGATGTCCCATGTGGAGCCCATGGCCCATCACAAATCCAACAAAATTCATATTTGCAACTTGAACATTTCATATGATTACAGCCACCATTTTTCTCAATATTGACATTACATTTAGGACattcttttgtatttgataaaacccaatttaaataatcacTTTCATTTCGTGTTTTCTTAACCCAAGCATTCGTAATATCACAATCAGCAGGGGAATGAGATTCAAAACCACATGAGAAGCAAAATTTATGAGAATTTTTACACGTAACAAATGGCGAACAATGTAAACGTTTAAATTCTGATAGATATAAAGTATCTTTAAAATGAATGATACATTGACAATCAGTGTATGGACACCATTTAAATgctttgttatttttttgaataaaacttttaattgaagaattcaTGAGAATATTACttgaatcattattacCCATTATgatatcaatatcattattttttaaagctAATGAACAGCTCATACAAGTGATGATGTTCCCGTCacttaatttatttttaatatagcGCTGATAGCAATCAGTGCAAAATTCATGATTACATTCCAATTTGAAAGTGGTACaatctttttcttcataACATATTGGACAAAGGTAATTTTCCCTAGATTGAAGGCTATTATCTCTAAATgggttattatttttgaatttatttgttcCATCATTATTGGAACTTAAACCTACATCTTCGATGATGTGTTCTCTTTGGTCTGCCCaagattctaataatttctctTCATTCCAATTATAACGTTgcattaaaagaataatgtCATCTTTTGAGATGTCCAAGATTGGTTTTATCTTTTCAACCCTAAGTAACATTCTATCATAAAGTTCATTTGTTGTTAAACAATCGTATTTCAAGTTTGGCACGCCACCTTCATTAATTAtcttattatcatttaatgaggtagaaatatttaaatcattaaaacTTTGGTCcaaattattgataaatatgtcatcatcatcactaaataattcatcctcgtcaatttcaaaatccGAATCTGGTTCTTCTTGTTCCTCTGCTAGATTATCGGGTGTAAAGGGAGTAGGCTGTTGTAATTCTAACTTTATTCTAAATGGATTGTTAGAACTTTTCCCGCTTAAAGTGCTTAAATTACTTTGATTGCTGTTATTTCTTAatgcattattattcttcGGTATTGTATGGTCACTATTTGCAAGTGGGATTTCTGCAATGTCTCTGTTAAAGGATCTGCTTCCGTTAGTACCAGTAGCATCTATAGGATCCTTTTTCATTGTACTCAAATTAGTTACTTCAAAAGTGTTCAGTATTAAATCTGTTTCATCTTCACTTTCTTCAAAAACAAGAGTTGCATTATCTTGATTGTATTCAATAGCTGtcatattcaattttaaatttatcaataaattaaagCATCCACactattatattaaaatatattactaTAAGAAGTAACAAATTTGCTATTccttgttttatttttctaagACTTATAATTTatgacattttttttcgatatttcaaatatttaatgacCATTCTACATTATACACTACGAAACTCACATTGTCCTTATTAGCAAGGAATTCATAAATGCTTTTCCGAATTGAGAATATCACCGAGCTAActttaaaaacaaaaatctgaaaataaaaaaagatagaAGCAAGAACCCTTAACGAGTCTATCTAAAgtctattttattaatcaaataatCACTAATTAAACactttattaaaaactagtaattatttaacattggaaattatttaatcttAACTTTATCGTTCCATTGTTATCTCCAAAGGATATCATCGTcgattaataataacattaaagtaatttgataatatcattcattcattcatatctatagaaaaaaatatatatatatatataataaatacaaaGAAATCAAAAAGCATAATAAtgagaaaataaatattgaggaaataaaattaaaaaactCTATATTATAATGCATGATCGACTCTATCGGTAGCAGCCTTAATCTTCATACCAATACGCGTACTTAATTCATAGTCACCAGCATAATTTTGAGCTCTAGTTAACCATTCTTTAGCCTCATGTAACCCActcatatttttaatttccatGTGAATAATGCTCTTTCATATAATGCAGCTGGATACAACCATGGGTCATCTGTTTTCTTCACATACTTGACTTGACCATTTTCTAATGAGAAAAAGGCTGGGAGGACTTTTTCATCCAATATTTGACATCCCTTTTCTACTTCCCCTAATCTTCTGAATGTTAAACAAATCAAGAAATTTCTGATTAATTCTTGATCAACATTTAGCTTATCAACTGCAGGGTTGTGATAATTTGTTAACAAATTTTGTGCTAATTTCAAGTTACCACTATCCATTCTGTTGTAACCATTATAGAAATATGATAATTCATGTACAGGGGAGGTTGCAATTGCATCCAATGGATCTTCAAACCCATATTTCTTTTGGATGGCTTTGAATGATTCTACTTTTCTTAACATAAATCTATCCAATGGCAAATTCTTAGATTTGAATGTCTTTTTACCCAATAAGTCTGGAGCTGAAAAGATTAATTCTGTGGCCTTTTGCTTATAAAATTCTGGAGTTTCTTTAGTTTCAAGTCCTAATTGACTCAttctataattttctaaataacaACATCCAGCAAAATATCTGTAAAGAGCATGAGACCAATCACTTATATctatcaaataaatcaagTCCTTAGCTGCTTTATCGTATTGGTGTAAGTGAACCAACGTAATTGCACGATCAAAGATTAATCTTGATTTAACTTGTCtcatttcaattttttctacaTCAATTGATTCTAACAAATCAACCGCTTCTTGTAAACGGCCTTTACCACTTAGCATAGTAGCTTCATTTAATATCCATAACGCACTATTTGGAAATAAGGCTCTTGCTTGTAGTAATGCATTATCCAACATTTTACCTGGGTGTAATAGAGTTGGACCATCCATATCATCAACTGATATTACTGCATTACTTCTCATAGTGGAGGATCTACTACGAGCACCTGATGGAACTGTGCCTGATTGTGCAGTACTTAGTGAAGCAGTCGTACTTCTTTGTGATGGGGTTCTACTTAATTTTTCAGTGGTAGCAGTATTACCATTGCTAGTGCTATGTGAGTTTAGATTGTTAATGCTTTTCTTCGGTTTAATAGCTGCTGGAATATCAAAATCTGCATCTGTGAATTGGAATGGGCCATCGTAATAAAACATTAACCCTAATAAACCTATACAACCATGAATATTTCTATGTTTAGTTGATTTCCAAATTAATCTTAAACCTTCTTCACGAGTACCTTTAAAACCAACTATAGACAAAACTGTACCAATAGCAGGTGgaattaatgataatacaaCTTGTAAAATACCATAACATAAATTTACACCTGAATTAATAAACTCATCAATTGTCGCCTGAGTTAAATCTAATTCGTCAGATAATGGGGCGAAATCAGTAGTTTCATTTTCTGGCAAATCTTTCATTGCATTTAAGCCCAGATCGGTTCTTAATCTATTAATAGCAGGCGAATTTCCAATATGAGCACCTGTTAATCTTTTCATTCTCATTCTTTGAACTTTTTCAGCATATTGCAAAAGGTTTTTATCTTCTTGTTCTTCCGGAGTTAATTTATATGGAATATCAATTGAAGTAAAAGTTGAACCTAATGAAATAAAGCTAGCTTGAGAATCTGtgatttcatttttatatagattgttattattcttCTTATTTTGTTCAACTTTCTTGATTgcttgaaaaatttcaactAGCATATGATAAGCCtttcttaattttaataaagctTTTGCTGCTTCCATCATACTTTCACTAAATAACATCAATAAAGCATGTAATAAACATGATTCGGTATAAGTGACAGCATAAACTGTTCCTGGCGGATAGAAGGAACTACTACGAATGCCTAATTTCTGAGCGTTAGCTCTACTCTTTAAGGATAATTCTTCAGCATGAGCTAAAGTACTAGAAGCTTTCTTCATTTCAGCAGCTTCAAAACCTAAAATTGCTTCTAAAAATTCGATAACACCTTTTGCCAGAGTATGAATTgtcttttcattttctcCACCAGCGCTCTCTTCTAGCAG
This DNA window, taken from Henningerozyma blattae CBS 6284 chromosome 3, complete genome, encodes the following:
- the HEL1 gene encoding E3 ubiquitin-protein ligase HEL1 (similar to Saccharomyces cerevisiae YKR017C; ancestral locus Anc_1.286), which produces MKKDPIDATGTNGSRSFNRDIAEIPLANSDHTIPKNNNALRNNSNQSNLSTLSGKSSNNPFRIKLELQQPTPFTPDNLAEEQEEPDSDFEIDEDELFSDDDDIFINNLDQSFNDLNISTSLNDNKIINEGGVPNLKYDCLTTNELYDRMLLRVEKIKPILDISKDDIILLMQRYNWNEEKLLESWADQREHIIEDVGLSSNNDGTNKFKNNNPFRDNSLQSRENYLCPICYEEKDCTTFKLECNHEFCTDCYQRYIKNKLSDGNIITCMSCSLALKNNDIDIIMGNNDSSNILMNSSIKSFIQKNNKAFKWCPYTDCQCIIHFKDTLYLSEFKRLHCSPFVTCKNSHKFCFSCGFESHSPADCDITNAWVKKTRNESDYLNWVLSNTKECPKCNVNIEKNGGCNHMKCSSCKYEFCWICDGPWAPHGTSYYECTQYKNEKDKDKDSNSSNDDKKLKKFTFYYRIFNEHEMSAKLDWKLGQTVSQNVYQLQEKLGLSWIEGQFLTDSLKVLNEGRTALKWSFAVAYYSDQSHNLTKIFMDNQALLSHAVESLSEMLTEKNPKILMEKKNEFFNKTGYVENRKHALLECGRDLLCKGICKPK
- the TBLA0C02820 gene encoding uncharacterized protein (similar to Saccharomyces cerevisiae IML2 (YJL082W) and YKR018C; ancestral locus Anc_1.285), which gives rise to MFKVINALKGSRNSNGMSQPEKTKFVLEQAADFEVALKAMDYVLDDRAKEGLALLEESAGGENEKTIHTLAKGVIEFLEAILGFEAAEMKKASSTLAHAEELSLKSRANAQKLGIRSSSFYPPGTVYAVTYTESCLLHALLMLFSESMMEAAKALLKLRKAYHMLVEIFQAIKKVEQNKKNNNNLYKNEITDSQASFISLGSTFTSIDIPYKLTPEEQEDKNLLQYAEKVQRMRMKRLTGAHIGNSPAINRLRTDLGLNAMKDLPENETTDFAPLSDELDLTQATIDEFINSGVNLCYGILQVVLSLIPPAIGTVLSIVGFKGTREEGLRLIWKSTKHRNIHGCIGLLGLMFYYDGPFQFTDADFDIPAAIKPKKSINNLNSHSTSNGNTATTEKLSRTPSQRSTTASLSTAQSGTVPSGARSRSSTMRSNAVISVDDMDGPTLLHPGKMLDNALLQARALFPNSALWILNEATMLSGKGRLQEAVDLLESIDVEKIEMRQVKSRLIFDRAITLVHLHQYDKAAKDLIYLIDISDWSHALYRYFAGCCYLENYRMSQLGLETKETPEFYKQKATELIFSAPDLLGKKTFKSKNLPLDRFMLRKVESFKAIQKKYGFEDPLDAIATSPVHELSYFYNGYNRMDSGNLKLAQNLLTNYHNPAVDKLNVDQELIRNFLICLTFRRLGEVEKGCQILDEKVLPAFFSLENGQVKYVKKTDDPWLYPAALYERALFTWKLKI